TGAAGGTTCTTCTGCAAGGAAACAATCTATTATAAATAAGCAAATGTTCTTTATATTGATAAAGAACCTAACTTTTCTtcttattaaaaaataatcattAAAATGATTAAGGCAATAATAATAGAAGAAATATGCTAATGGAAGTGATTGAAAAAATGAGTAAAGATGATACTTGAGAATtgattatataaaaaaattaatgtcctAAGATGGTATAGTGTTTGGGTACTGATGCTCATGCCCAACAAAGTTTCTATTTCAGATAATAACCGATAAGAATCGTCCGTTCGACGAAGAAGAGACTCGGACAGACCATTTTCAACAGCGTGAGTATCGcactcgaaatcgaaagctcCGCTGAGCAGAAACGTTCTATTCAAGGATGGCAGCACAGACCATGTGCGATCAATTGATTCAAATCGATACGGTCGAGTTTGGCGTTACTGACCCAAATCGTAAATAGTTGAATAGCCGTTTTCCGCTAAGCGTGACCCCGTCGTCCCGTGCAACAGAAAACACAAATGCGTCCAAGTTCAGTCATGGTTAGTCTATTTCGAATTTCACTAGTTTCGCGACCCTGCGCGGCAAGATTCGTGATTTGTTTCCCGCTTATAGAACTAATTGAGAAACGTCGGAACGTCCAAGTTCCCGCCCTCTCATCGGTGGTTTCACCCCGATCACAAACGATTTCCACGACCACCCTCTCGGTCTATACGCCTACTCTCGCTCACTCAGGCCTAAAGAACAATATTGGCCAATATCCAGTCGATGTAGGACGAAATGCGTGTGTAGACGCCGGGAAAGTTGGAAACCCCACAAGAGCGAGGTCCAAACGATACCAGCCCCAGCAGTACGAAGCGATCGCGCGTCGACACGGCCTCGTTCATCAAGGGCCCTCCCGAATCGCCCTGACAGGCGTCCCGGTTTTCCTGTCCTTGCACACACATTTGATTGCCGCTCACAATGATGGGATTGCGCGAGTTAACCGAGTACCGGGCGTAAGAGGTAGCACAGGCGGCCGTATCCACGATCGGTAACCGCAACCACTGCAGTATCGGACTAGGCACGTTGCTTCCTGCGAAAAGAACGACACTTTTTAGCCTGATCActacaaacagagagagagagcgagtgacgTGCGTGTGAAGATCACTTACGATTGCTGGTGGATCCCCAACCGGCAATGATGCCCATCTGGCCCGTCAAATTGACCGCGTATGGTGCGTATTGATCGAGCGGTAAGCAGAGCGGACTTATGATGTTGTACGTTTCCGTCGTCTCCTGCAGCTTAATGAGCGCGATGTCGTTCGCATACTTTGGAGTATCGTAGCGATCGTGCGGAATAATGCGCTCGATGGCAAAGTCCTGGAACCGGGCCCGGCACCGTTCGTCCGTCACCGCGTTGCACTCCAGATCGCCCAACCGTACGCTGACACTGGGATATTTGGAGAGACAAGAGAGGGTTAAGATGctgttcttttcgtttcgaacGTCGACGGGCTAACGTACATTTCAAGTTCGTCGATTAGATTGGTGACGCAGTGGGCCACCGTAATGACGTGTCGGTTCGTGATCAGTGATCCCGCGCACCGGTATGTCACCCTTCCGGAtgctaaaaaacaaaagagaatgAAAACCATTAATCCGCTGCTCTTGCTACCGGCAATGTGTTGTCGCGTTTTCCGATTGCTTACTTCGATTCCGGTACGCTAACCGCGCCATCCATGGGAACTGACCGGGGACCTCCGATTCACCTCCGATGATACGCGTGTTGACCGAGAGCCCACAGAGCGGTGCATTGATCATCGGTGTGTCGGGCACTACCGTCGGTAGTATCGTTGTAAACACAGCTTCCATCGTCGTTGGAAGCATGTTCGTCGTAGTAAGCGCTGGTAGCGTCGTCAGGCTGACACCGGTTGTCGGTGCAGCAACGCGATCGCTACCCAACGGATTGACAGGTGGTTGGGTGGTCGTGCTTGTGGTCCGCATAATGGGAGCTATGTACACGTTCGAGGGACGACCGGAAAGAGTATCGTCTTCCTCCTTTGGAAAGATGACCGGTGGACagtttttcttcgtcttcggaTCCTCGAAATGGGCGATAGTGTTACCTCCGGGAACGCCCAATTTTCCTCGGTTCACCGATTGGCCCCGTTTTCGCGTTGCCGGTACATACTTctgtcgctcggtcggttccTTGGACCACCGGTCCGCTGCTGGTTTTCGGTTGGTGTAACCTTCATCCCAGCCGATCGCTTGAGACGAATCGCGATCGTCGTGGCCGTACTGACCCTCGTCACCATCGTAATCCGTATCCCGCAGCCAACTATCGTCGAGCGGACAGCAAACGTTGGGCTCGTTGTCACTTCCGTAGCCGCAGGCGAGTTCCTTCAGTTTCGCATTGAAATTTCCGTAGCTTGGTTTAGGATTTCGGAGCATTTCCAGTATCTTGGTGCAGTAGCGAAGCTTCGTGCAGCGGCAGttgatgccagcagcagcagcagcagcagcagcaggggcaaCCTTTGTCACCGGTGCCGCTGTTGCCGGTTCCGGGCGGTAGTGGTCGATACGCTGATTGAACTGATACACGGGCACGCCCGATTGGCCATAGTAGTCATACTGGTTGCCCCAGGGTGTAGCGGATACTGCGaatgaagaagcgaagcgcgaggtgaaaagggggaaaacggACAACCGGATTCGTGAGCTAGACTGTCATTAATATTGGGTGGTAGGTTTTTGGGTAGATCAACGCCGTTTAACGATGCGTTCGTTCCCCTGTTCCCCGGATATTGAGGCTTTTCGATTTCCCTCTCCGGGCCCACCATTGACGTAAGCAAGTGGGGATGGTGGGGATTTTCGAGCGGATATTGTTTTCTTCGCCGCAATTTAGCCACAGCGCTGAGCGGTCAAGGTTACCTAAACGTAACGCGCAAACGAAGGGCACGCACAGCGGTAAGACCTCGAGACTTCGGTTATGCATGATTTCAGCCAGCCGGCTAGCCAGTGGGCCCTACTCTACCTTCGGTGCATCGTCAGTTAGTGATGTAAGTAAGCTAGTCCGTAGTCCGAAGCAATCGTTGGCAAGAACGGCTTCCGGTGGAAAGACGCACAGCACAGAGAATAGGCAACCTGTCTTGTGGCTACCAATACAAGTATCCTTTTGCCAGCCATTCTAATCATGATAGACACCCATCGTTTTGGGAAGTCTCAATCGGACAACGAACTTCAATGCCGTAGACACGGACTGCCCCACGATTTGCGAACAGCTGTCCTCCGAAGGTTGCCACTGTCGCCGGCATTGATCTTCGCTCGAGATAGGCAAACCAGTATAATAATGATCACACCAA
The sequence above is a segment of the Anopheles darlingi chromosome 2, idAnoDarlMG_H_01, whole genome shotgun sequence genome. Coding sequences within it:
- the LOC125951888 gene encoding phenoloxidase-activating factor 3-like, which codes for MARLAYRNRTSGRVTYRCAGSLITNRHVITVAHCVTNLIDELEIVRLGDLECNAVTDERCRARFQDFAIERIIPHDRYDTPKYANDIALIKLQETTETYNIISPLCLPLDQYAPYAVNLTGQMGIIAGWGSTSNRSNVPSPILQWLRLPIVDTAACATSYARYSVNSRNPIIVSGNQMCVQGQENRDACQGDSGGPLMNEAVSTRDRFVLLGLVSFGPRSCGVSNFPGVYTRISSYIDWILANIVL